From a single Lolium rigidum isolate FL_2022 chromosome 7, APGP_CSIRO_Lrig_0.1, whole genome shotgun sequence genomic region:
- the LOC124673546 gene encoding syn-copalyl diphosphate synthase-like produces MKVSNEEALEASIKQVVLEVDGKKDEISQKDEKKKMPQLINDIRSMMRSIGDGEISISAYDTAWVAIVKNMDGDSPQFPSSIHWIIQNQLSDGSWGDEAFFLVQDRMINTLACIIALKSWNIHEDEQETGLSFIRENWWRLENEELDDWMLGGFEIIFPRLLEMAVDLGLDVHCDEYALRGVFAKRDQKLARIPKDLLHNAHTSLLFSLEGMQDVDWKRILKLRCPDGSIMSCPASTAYALMQTGDNKCLEFLDGIIKKFNGGAPTFYPIDLFEHLWLVDRLVRLGISTYFTSEIKECLEYVYRYWSDKGLFCTSDVPFRDIDDTAMGFRLLRLHGYHVSPRALKQFEMDGEFFCFARESNKSLTCAFSLYRACQVAFPGEDDLQRAEIFSHQFLHDRRDSHNLKDKWLIAKDLSGEVGYALDMPWKASLPRIETRMYLEQYGGSNDVWIAKVLYRMYLINNDILLQAAKADFSSFQRMCRLELHGIKKWSKWKNLEMYGVSPKSVLQAYFLAASSIFEPNRATERLGWARTAVLAEAVSSHFRRSTSPDSTREGFVSKLTGDRCNNIESGAKGSAESSLLHALHEHISFLSFDDASSDNLCESWKQWIVTWTSRDCQGNAALLLVRAIEICSGRHGCLTDQKLELYKYSWLEHLTSSICRKVCAKAQDRQSTENAGDSNHQVDLEMKELARCVLKGDGGISEPTRHTFLDVVKSFYYVAHCSPETVDSHISKVIFEDVI; encoded by the exons ATGAAGGTATCAAATGAAGAGGCACTGGAAGCATCTATCAAACAAGTTGTTTTAGAGGTAGATGGAAAAAAG GACGAAATCTCCCAAAAGGATGAAAAAAAGAAAATGCCACAACTGATCAATGACATCAGATCAATGATGAGATCAATAGGGGATGGTGAGATCAGCATTTCAGCATATGATACGGCGTGGGTTGCTATTGTAAAAAACATGGACGGAGACAGCCCACAATTTCCCTCTAGTATCCACTGGATAATTCAAAATCAACTGTCAGATGGTTCATGGGGCGACGAGGCCTTCTTCTTGGTCCAAGACCGAATGATCAATACCTTAGCCTGTATTATCGCACTGAAGTCATGGAACATCCACGAGGACGAGCAAGAAACAG GTTTGTCTTTTATTCGAGAAAATTGGTGGAGGCTAGAGAACGAGGAATTAGACGACTGGATGTTAGGTGGTTTTGAGATAATCTTTCCGCGACTATTAGAGATGGCGGTTGACTTAGGTCtggatgtgcattgtgatgagtatgccctTCGAGGTGTATTTGCCAAAAGAGACCAAAAGCTAGCAAG GATTCCTAAAGATTTATTGCACAATGCACACACAAGTTTACTTTTCAGTCTTGAGGGAATGCAAGACGTGGATTGGAAAAGAATACTTAAGCTCAGGTGTCCTGATGGCTCAATTATGTCATGTCCTGCATCCACCGCTTATGCTCTTATGCAAACTGGCGACAATAAATGCCTTGAGTTTCTTGACGGAATCATCAAAAAGTTTAACggtggag CACCTACTTTCTATCCAATTGATCTCTTCGAGCACTTATGGTTAGTGGACCGGTTAGTGCGGCTGGGCATATCAACATACTTTACAAGTGAAATTAAGGAATGCTTAGAATACGTCTACAG GTATTGGAGTGACAAGGGATTGTTTTGTACGAGTGATGTTCCATTTCGTGATATCGATGACACTGCCATGGGGTTTCGTCTCCTCCGTCTGCATGGTTACCATGTCTCTCCAC GTGCGTTGAAGCAATTTGAAATGGATGGAGAGTTTTTTTGCTTTGCAAGGGAGTCGAATAAATCTTTGACATGTGCGTTCAGCCTTTACCGTGCTTGCCAAGTCGCCTTCCCAGGCGAGGATGATCTCCAACGGGCGGAAATCTTTAGCCATCAGTTCCTTCATGATAGGCGAGACTCCCACAACTTAAAAGACAAATGGCTCATTGCCAAAGACTTGTCCGGAGAG GTCGGATACGCTCTAGACATGCCCTGGAAAGCTAGTTTGCCACGCATCGAGACAAGGATGTATCTAGAGCAATATGGTGGCAGCAATGATGTATGGATCGCAAAGGTCCTCTACAG GATGTATCTTATCAACAACGACATATTACTCCAGGCAGCTAAAGCTGATTTCAGCAGTTTCCAAAGAATGTGCCGACTTGAATTGCATGGCATAAAAAA GTGGTCCAAGTGGAAAAACCTTGAAATGTATGGTGTGTCTCCAAAGAGTGTGTTGCAAGCTTACTTCTTAGCTGCATCCAGCATCTTCGAGCCAAACCGAGCAACGGAGCGCCTAGGATGGGCTCGCACAGCTGTGCTCGCCGAGGCCGTCTCCTCGCACTTCCGACGTAGTACTTCTCCAGACAGCACCAGGGAAGGCTTCGTTAGTAAACTAACCGGCGACCGTTGCAACAACATAGAAAG cggagcgaagggttcagcggaaAGCAGCCTACTACATGCACTTCATGAGCATATCAGCTTCCTTTCGTTTGACGATGCGTCCTCTGACAACCTTTGTGAATCC TGGAAGCAGTGGATCGTGACCTGGACTAGCCGGGACTGTCAAGGGAATGCAGCACTACTGTTGGTTCGCGCAATTGAGATATGCTCCGGAAGGCATGGTTGCTTGACCGACCAGAAACTGGAGCTTTACAAGTATTCTTGGCTTGAGCACCTAACCTCTTCAATCTGCCGGAAAGTTTGCGCAAAAGCTCAG GATCGGCAAAGTACGGAGAATGCTGGGGACTCCAATCATCAAGTAGATCTGGAGATGAAAGAGCTGGCACGATGTGTTCTTAAGGGTGACGGTGGTATAAGTGAACCCACTAGGCACACATTTCTCGACGTAGTTAAGAGCTTCTACTATGTCGCACACTGCTCTCCTGAAACAGTTGATAGCCACATCTCCAAGGTGATATTCGAAGATGTAATTTAG